From Spirosoma aerolatum, one genomic window encodes:
- a CDS encoding hydroxypyruvate isomerase family protein — protein sequence MQRRTALKTLTGTALTLPALTHSLAQPMIPSEQAPTVLKGNINHAVCKWCYGKIPLEDFCKAAKEMGIKGIDLLDPDQWAVAKKYGLTCSMPQGAGKGITQGFNDPKLHDELVASYEAIFPKLKEAGLDKVICFSGNRRGMSDAEGMENCAVGLKRLMPSAQKYGVTMIMELLNSKVDHKDYMCDHSAWGVELCKKVGSENFKLLYDIYHMQIMEGDIIRTIRNNHQYFGHYHTGGNPGRNEIDQTQELYYPAIMKAIVDTGYKGFVAQEFIPKRDPLTSLKEAVILCDV from the coding sequence ATGCAACGCCGAACGGCCCTCAAAACCTTAACGGGCACAGCTCTGACGCTTCCTGCCCTGACCCATTCGTTAGCCCAACCGATGATACCATCTGAACAAGCTCCTACCGTGTTGAAAGGAAATATCAATCATGCCGTTTGTAAATGGTGTTACGGCAAAATTCCGCTGGAAGATTTTTGCAAGGCCGCCAAGGAAATGGGGATCAAAGGCATTGACCTGCTCGATCCCGATCAGTGGGCTGTCGCTAAAAAATACGGCCTGACCTGCTCCATGCCGCAGGGAGCAGGCAAAGGTATTACCCAGGGCTTCAACGATCCCAAACTCCACGACGAACTGGTAGCCAGCTACGAAGCTATTTTCCCAAAGCTGAAAGAAGCCGGGCTCGATAAGGTCATTTGTTTCTCAGGCAACCGACGGGGTATGAGCGATGCCGAAGGGATGGAAAACTGTGCAGTGGGGCTGAAACGGCTGATGCCCAGTGCCCAAAAGTACGGTGTGACCATGATTATGGAACTGCTCAACAGCAAAGTGGACCACAAGGATTACATGTGCGACCACAGTGCCTGGGGTGTAGAACTTTGCAAAAAAGTAGGGTCGGAAAACTTCAAACTCCTGTACGACATCTACCATATGCAGATTATGGAGGGTGATATTATCCGTACAATTCGCAACAATCACCAGTACTTCGGTCATTATCACACAGGCGGAAACCCCGGACGTAACGAGATCGACCAAACGCAGGAACTCTACTACCCGGCCATTATGAAAGCCATTGTCGATACGGGTTATAAAGGCTTTGTAGCTCAGGAGTTCATCCCCAAACGCGACCCACTCACCAGTTTGAAAGAAGCGGTTATTCTGTGTGATGTATAG
- a CDS encoding glycosyltransferase family protein: MKVAGFSFIRNAILFDYPIVEAITSVLPLCDEFVIAVGESDDDTLGLIQSIPSDKIRIIHTVWDANARAGGRVLAQETDKALAAVSPDVDWAFYIQGDEVLHEDSIPAVREAMQRYLNDKNVEGLLFKYVHFFGSYSYVGDSRRWYRREIRVVRNTDNVISYKDAQGFRTRDNRKLKVKLIDAYIYHYGWVKPPDLQKNRLRYANHFWHTDPQKIAEVEAAQANFDYSEIDSLALFKGQHPTVMQPRVDRLNWNFTFDTSRKHYTFRVRFLTFIENLTGWRIGEYKNYVLLK, from the coding sequence ATGAAAGTAGCCGGATTTAGTTTTATCCGTAATGCCATTTTATTCGATTATCCGATTGTGGAAGCCATCACGTCGGTTTTGCCTCTCTGCGATGAATTTGTCATTGCCGTCGGTGAATCGGATGATGATACGTTGGGGCTGATTCAGTCGATCCCTTCCGATAAAATTCGCATTATTCATACGGTCTGGGACGCAAATGCGCGAGCTGGAGGGCGGGTACTGGCGCAGGAAACCGATAAAGCACTGGCGGCAGTCTCGCCCGATGTCGACTGGGCTTTTTACATTCAGGGCGACGAAGTGCTGCATGAAGATTCGATTCCGGCTGTTCGGGAGGCTATGCAGCGTTACCTCAACGACAAAAACGTAGAAGGACTCCTGTTCAAATACGTTCACTTTTTCGGATCGTACAGCTACGTGGGCGACTCCCGGCGGTGGTATCGTCGTGAAATTCGGGTTGTTCGGAATACGGACAATGTGATTTCATACAAGGATGCGCAGGGATTCCGAACGCGCGACAACCGAAAGCTGAAGGTGAAACTGATCGATGCGTATATCTATCACTACGGCTGGGTAAAACCACCCGATTTGCAGAAAAACCGCCTTCGATACGCTAATCATTTCTGGCACACAGACCCCCAGAAAATTGCTGAGGTAGAAGCTGCCCAGGCGAACTTTGACTATAGTGAAATCGACTCGCTGGCGCTGTTCAAAGGGCAGCACCCCACTGTGATGCAGCCCCGCGTTGACCGACTAAACTGGAACTTTACGTTCGATACCAGCCGAAAGCATTACACCTTCCGGGTACGCTTCCTGACCTTTATCGAAAACCTAACCGGTTGGCGAATAGGCGAGTATAAGAATTATGTTCTTCTGAAATAG
- a CDS encoding fibronectin type III domain-containing protein gives MKRLYLTLMLIGVLSLSVSAQVAPTAFSAKAISTSQIDLVWTHNGVTVEKFVILRSTDNRSFSNLAEKEATARSHSDTKLQPGTKYYYRIQAEYKSKLSPTYASAEATTNSLPKPETPTGFEATTTSPTQIKLSWKSDKPTVLEYSKTANFSNVTRKSFEASSNTNTIDALDPATLYYFRLKKSYLESEILLESDWVTAQAKTQDASPDVPSGLSVTGKTTSTIGVRWNSVSGVEGYQIRQSDVQDFAKGVVSADLGADKITHTFDKLLSGHTYYIQIRAKNTINKTDYWSDWSGTVLATTDNTLPEAPANLKAVAKAPTQVEVTWDDQSTNETKFTISRSDQSSDGPWVGVGEVAANSKTFIDNGVLAGKTYYYQVCAVNSAGSACARFGKVATPLPVPETPGKLLVTLDGTNALLSWEDKTAYETGYEIERKDNNGAFSRIYTSGPFSGTGTFLDSKLTNGSMYCYRVRAVNSAGNSGYSNEACLTVLPKAPNAPTNVQLALISINQVDVSWTDGGGATAFEVQRAEGTGGFVELANVNAPLTTYQDRTVKTGKTYSYRINASNNGGSTLSESKSISIPAIPAAPTYTLTVLSSAQIRVDYLNNAGSNATFLELQYALDQNFTNGLSGQTLQVTGTTVTISSLQANTRYYFRLRASNNSVPSTPLASDWVYLEATTLPVKPTLPIAPTNLKLTGTPDGKQIAINWTDMSENETGFMIEYAGNAGFSNPTSVSVSTNTTNYTITDLQSCQTYYVRIAAVKGADYSPWNTGQIELKPVLPTKPISLTSTVVSSSQINLSWKYTTNTEESFELEFASNSSYLNSTKRELLKTSRSEMLVGLNSATTYWFRLKARNCAGDQGWVSDSAKTTEPSVITLAAPTALTAMAVSGTQINVGWQDNATNETGYELQYSTEAVFTTITQSYTLAAGVVRYSLIGLEPGITYYIRVRAVNGDAKSSWLTSSTTTLTVPLTPTNLVARLISGNQIELTWDAKGYSEIQLTLIRIRQNDAGAEIERTESIETITGTDLKRYLDQAITPTTNRCCYLIRAKNAVGYSNWTNEVCVSLPVSQTGLPAPTNLQFETGSPVYNQLNLKWNDASSTETGFEVWQSIDGQVIWRRVAELAANTTTYSDRGLRSGLLYHYRVRAVQSNLTSPWSNTIASPAPLVNASSSLPVEWIMYPNPVTEALWFSRLPLEPITMQIRNQAGSIVIEKTMSNASVQSVDVRSLPAGMYFIQLETRSHQYSTRFVKQ, from the coding sequence ATGAAACGCCTGTATCTAACGCTGATGCTGATTGGTGTACTGAGTCTATCTGTCTCTGCCCAGGTAGCACCAACCGCTTTTTCAGCCAAAGCAATTTCGACTAGCCAGATTGACCTAGTCTGGACCCATAATGGGGTTACGGTTGAGAAATTTGTGATTTTGCGATCTACCGACAATAGGTCGTTTAGTAATCTTGCTGAAAAAGAGGCTACAGCTCGGTCGCATAGTGATACAAAGCTACAGCCCGGTACGAAGTATTACTATCGAATTCAGGCCGAATACAAATCGAAACTGTCACCTACCTATGCCAGTGCCGAAGCGACGACCAACTCATTGCCGAAACCAGAAACGCCAACAGGTTTTGAAGCGACGACTACCTCGCCTACCCAGATCAAGTTGAGCTGGAAAAGCGATAAGCCTACAGTACTTGAATACAGCAAAACGGCGAACTTCAGCAATGTAACCCGGAAATCCTTTGAGGCTTCCAGTAACACTAACACGATTGATGCTCTGGACCCCGCTACCCTATATTATTTCCGATTGAAGAAGTCGTATCTGGAGAGTGAAATCTTGCTTGAATCGGATTGGGTGACCGCACAGGCTAAAACACAGGATGCTTCCCCTGATGTGCCAAGTGGTTTGAGCGTAACAGGCAAAACAACCAGTACCATAGGCGTTCGGTGGAATAGTGTTAGTGGCGTGGAAGGGTATCAGATTCGCCAATCGGATGTACAGGATTTCGCAAAGGGAGTCGTATCGGCCGATTTGGGAGCCGATAAAATCACGCATACATTCGATAAACTGCTATCGGGTCATACCTATTATATACAGATACGAGCCAAAAATACGATCAATAAAACCGATTACTGGTCCGATTGGTCGGGAACGGTATTGGCCACAACGGATAACACGCTGCCTGAGGCACCAGCGAATCTGAAAGCTGTGGCAAAAGCACCTACGCAAGTAGAAGTAACATGGGACGACCAATCAACTAATGAAACCAAGTTTACCATCAGCCGTAGTGATCAATCGTCAGATGGTCCATGGGTGGGAGTAGGCGAGGTTGCAGCCAACAGTAAAACGTTTATCGATAATGGGGTATTGGCGGGGAAAACCTATTACTACCAGGTTTGTGCCGTCAATAGTGCAGGTTCGGCCTGTGCACGATTTGGCAAGGTGGCAACACCACTTCCGGTTCCAGAAACTCCAGGAAAACTGCTGGTTACACTTGATGGTACTAACGCGTTGCTTTCGTGGGAGGATAAAACAGCTTATGAAACAGGGTATGAGATTGAGCGTAAGGACAACAATGGGGCATTTTCCCGAATCTATACATCAGGGCCATTTAGTGGAACGGGTACTTTTTTAGATAGTAAGCTGACTAATGGCAGTATGTACTGTTATCGGGTACGGGCTGTTAATTCAGCAGGCAACTCCGGCTATTCAAACGAAGCCTGCCTTACAGTACTACCCAAAGCCCCAAATGCACCTACTAATGTGCAGTTAGCGTTGATTTCGATTAATCAGGTAGATGTCAGTTGGACAGATGGGGGTGGGGCTACGGCTTTCGAAGTGCAACGGGCTGAGGGAACGGGCGGATTTGTTGAACTCGCTAACGTAAACGCTCCCCTGACTACCTATCAGGATCGTACTGTAAAGACCGGTAAAACCTACTCGTATCGGATCAATGCAAGCAACAATGGGGGAAGTACATTATCGGAAAGTAAATCGATTTCCATACCTGCTATACCAGCCGCGCCAACTTACACGCTGACAGTACTATCGAGTGCGCAAATTCGGGTCGATTATCTGAATAATGCGGGTAGTAACGCAACGTTTCTTGAGTTACAATATGCGCTTGATCAGAATTTTACCAATGGATTGAGTGGGCAAACACTACAAGTGACCGGAACAACCGTCACCATCAGCAGTCTACAGGCAAATACTCGTTATTATTTTCGCCTTCGGGCATCGAATAATAGCGTACCCTCGACACCGCTGGCTTCTGACTGGGTCTATCTAGAGGCTACTACACTGCCTGTAAAGCCGACATTACCGATAGCCCCAACCAACCTGAAACTGACTGGAACGCCAGATGGTAAGCAGATAGCCATCAACTGGACGGATATGTCGGAAAACGAAACTGGGTTTATGATTGAGTATGCTGGCAATGCTGGATTCTCCAATCCTACTTCCGTTTCAGTAAGCACCAACACAACGAATTATACAATTACGGATCTGCAATCCTGCCAGACCTATTATGTACGAATAGCAGCCGTTAAGGGGGCTGACTACTCTCCATGGAACACTGGCCAAATCGAGTTGAAGCCTGTTTTACCAACCAAACCAATATCGTTGACCAGTACGGTTGTCAGCTCCTCGCAGATCAACCTTAGCTGGAAATATACTACCAATACCGAAGAGAGTTTTGAGTTGGAATTTGCCAGTAACAGCAGCTATCTCAATAGCACCAAACGCGAACTTCTTAAAACTAGTCGAAGCGAAATGCTGGTTGGTCTAAATTCAGCCACGACCTACTGGTTTCGCCTGAAAGCCAGAAACTGCGCGGGTGACCAGGGATGGGTAAGTGACAGTGCCAAAACAACAGAGCCTTCTGTAATAACGTTGGCTGCCCCTACTGCTCTTACCGCCATGGCTGTCAGCGGTACACAGATTAATGTAGGCTGGCAGGATAATGCGACGAACGAAACAGGTTATGAATTACAGTATAGTACAGAAGCAGTATTTACTACAATTACTCAATCGTATACATTGGCAGCCGGGGTGGTTAGGTACTCATTAATAGGGTTGGAGCCAGGTATAACGTATTATATTCGGGTACGAGCTGTAAACGGAGACGCTAAATCTAGTTGGCTAACAAGTTCGACTACAACGCTGACTGTACCGCTAACCCCAACCAATCTGGTTGCCCGATTAATTTCGGGAAATCAGATTGAATTGACCTGGGATGCCAAAGGATACAGCGAAATTCAACTTACGTTAATCCGAATCCGGCAGAATGACGCCGGAGCTGAAATAGAACGTACAGAGAGTATAGAAACTATTACCGGAACCGATCTGAAACGTTACCTCGATCAGGCTATAACGCCAACTACGAATCGATGTTGTTATTTGATTCGAGCCAAAAATGCAGTCGGTTATTCAAATTGGACTAATGAAGTCTGTGTAAGTTTGCCAGTGTCGCAAACGGGCTTGCCTGCACCCACTAATCTGCAATTTGAAACTGGATCACCTGTCTATAATCAATTAAACTTAAAATGGAATGATGCCTCATCAACTGAAACTGGCTTTGAAGTTTGGCAGTCGATAGATGGGCAGGTAATCTGGAGACGAGTGGCCGAACTGGCTGCAAACACAACAACGTATAGCGATCGAGGCTTACGATCTGGTTTGCTGTATCACTATCGAGTAAGGGCCGTTCAATCGAACCTGACATCTCCCTGGTCAAATACGATTGCATCGCCTGCCCCATTGGTAAATGCATCTTCTTCTCTTCCTGTTGAATGGATTATGTATCCAAATCCAGTAACTGAAGCCCTTTGGTTTAGTCGTTTACCCCTCGAACCCATTACGATGCAAATACGCAATCAAGCTGGTTCTATCGTAATAGAAAAAACGATGTCAAATGCCAGTGTGCAGTCGGTGGATGTACGGTCATTACCAGCAGGCATGTACTTCATTCAGCTAGAAACCAGGAGTCATCAGTATTCAACCCGATTCGTAAAGCAGTAA
- a CDS encoding fibronectin type III domain-containing protein, whose amino-acid sequence MMYAQYTYRLLLFVCLLSKGILAQHRPTQARPSQLKLPVVQLATWHQYRADTVRLLWMPVRPARWQLYSQYGYRIERAERINNQLTPFTPVTASPLLPSSINPTTDVGALAAQQALANAKPTGTDRTGSQDANHQSFQHLMVSLAAFRSHQTARSLGLGLIDPSARRNKQYVYRIYPLLPVAQKRYADTAIVTISTYRPSEQPVPPQLTAEGQERTVLLSWPARLISRQFVLYHLERSDDGKTFHRLTKSPLLYTDASVPVMNFQDSVSTNYRPYSYRLVGMNPFGEWITSPYVILGMGRDLTPPAAPLVETARHIGGKRVRLSWKQEPVEGDLRGFYVSRANALRGSYKRLLIRNGLTLLPKTERTFTDFDADPNGTNHYIVVAVDTAGNEHPSIPAYVTMGDSIPPDPPTGLIARVDTVKGVGYVTLRWRRNAERDIQGYKVFYAHNPDQAFSQRTHYTLTDSVFRDTITLRTLTRQIFYRVVAVDQHYNHSAFSKPLVVNRPDVVRPVAPLVTEIVNRETDVLVRWQTSPSEDVAAYRLYRREINGNWVLVQTFNRNALSTREYLDKNVQEGRSYAYSVQVVDNSGLESERSPSRTGRPMGSVYPVDMPVIQARYDEARKATYLTWTVKSPAPYRIVIYRSQNNGPLVQVGAAESSRSDIYDTSLPQGRYAYVAKTVLASGKQSRLSEGIIVHIP is encoded by the coding sequence ATGATGTACGCTCAATATACTTATCGTTTATTGCTCTTTGTATGCCTTTTATCGAAGGGTATTCTTGCTCAGCACAGGCCGACGCAGGCAAGACCATCACAACTGAAACTGCCCGTAGTTCAACTAGCAACCTGGCATCAGTATCGCGCCGATACGGTTCGGCTTTTGTGGATGCCTGTTCGCCCGGCCCGTTGGCAGCTTTATAGCCAGTATGGGTATCGTATCGAACGAGCAGAACGGATTAACAATCAATTAACTCCGTTTACACCCGTAACGGCCAGCCCGCTATTGCCGTCGTCGATCAACCCGACTACCGACGTAGGTGCATTGGCCGCTCAACAGGCTCTTGCCAATGCCAAGCCCACTGGAACGGACAGGACGGGTAGCCAGGATGCCAATCATCAATCATTTCAGCATCTGATGGTTTCATTAGCTGCTTTTCGGTCGCATCAGACTGCCCGAAGCCTTGGGCTTGGTTTAATTGATCCATCGGCCCGACGGAACAAACAGTATGTTTATCGGATATATCCGCTCCTCCCTGTGGCTCAGAAACGTTATGCCGATACCGCCATAGTAACAATTTCTACCTATCGGCCATCTGAACAACCTGTGCCTCCACAGCTTACAGCCGAAGGGCAGGAGCGGACTGTTCTGTTATCCTGGCCAGCTCGACTTATTAGTCGACAGTTTGTACTGTATCATCTTGAGCGCTCGGACGATGGAAAAACGTTTCATCGGCTAACGAAATCACCTTTGCTCTATACTGATGCGTCGGTACCAGTCATGAACTTTCAAGATTCAGTATCGACCAATTACCGGCCCTATTCGTATCGACTGGTTGGTATGAACCCTTTTGGTGAATGGATCACCAGTCCTTATGTGATTTTGGGAATGGGTCGTGATCTGACTCCGCCTGCTGCTCCTCTTGTCGAAACGGCACGTCATATTGGTGGAAAACGTGTACGGCTAAGTTGGAAACAGGAACCTGTCGAAGGCGATCTGCGGGGCTTTTATGTAAGCCGGGCTAATGCATTACGCGGAAGTTACAAACGTCTGTTGATACGGAATGGCCTAACCTTGCTTCCTAAAACAGAGCGTACGTTCACTGATTTCGACGCTGACCCCAACGGAACAAACCACTATATCGTTGTAGCAGTAGATACAGCGGGAAATGAACACCCATCGATACCCGCTTATGTAACCATGGGCGACAGTATTCCGCCTGATCCGCCAACGGGCCTTATTGCCAGGGTTGATACGGTAAAAGGAGTCGGTTATGTTACATTACGCTGGCGCCGGAACGCAGAGCGGGATATACAGGGCTACAAAGTATTTTATGCCCACAATCCCGATCAAGCCTTTTCGCAGCGTACACACTACACCCTGACAGACAGTGTATTCCGGGATACCATTACGCTGCGAACGCTGACCAGGCAAATCTTTTACCGCGTTGTGGCTGTCGATCAACATTATAACCATTCTGCTTTCTCAAAGCCGTTAGTAGTAAATCGGCCAGATGTCGTACGGCCAGTGGCTCCTTTAGTAACCGAGATCGTTAATCGCGAAACCGACGTGCTGGTACGCTGGCAAACCAGCCCAAGTGAGGATGTAGCAGCTTATCGGCTCTACCGACGCGAGATAAATGGGAACTGGGTTTTGGTACAAACGTTTAATCGGAATGCGTTATCGACCCGTGAATACCTCGACAAAAATGTGCAGGAAGGGCGCTCTTATGCGTATTCTGTACAGGTCGTAGACAACAGTGGTCTTGAGTCGGAGCGTTCGCCGAGCCGAACGGGGCGGCCCATGGGGTCGGTTTATCCTGTCGATATGCCTGTGATACAGGCTCGTTACGACGAAGCTCGAAAAGCTACTTACCTGACCTGGACGGTAAAGAGCCCCGCACCCTATCGCATCGTCATTTACCGTAGTCAGAACAACGGTCCACTCGTACAAGTGGGTGCCGCCGAATCGAGCCGGTCGGATATCTACGATACGTCTCTGCCCCAGGGCCGTTATGCCTATGTAGCCAAAACGGTACTGGCATCCGGAAAGCAAAGCCGACTGAGTGAAGGAATAATCGTTCATATCCCTTAA